The sequence below is a genomic window from Dermacentor albipictus isolate Rhodes 1998 colony chromosome 2, USDA_Dalb.pri_finalv2, whole genome shotgun sequence.
ggtttCCATGGTGGCTCGATTGGTTGCAGGAGGCCGGCTGGCTTTGTAGGCGGGGTTTTCCGACGTTGGCAATCTCGGCAGGTTTTCACGTAGCGTGCGACGTCTGCGTTCAGGGCCGGCCAGTAGTATTTTTCTTGAATTCTTCTGAGAGTTCGAGTGAATCCCAGATGCCCCGCTGTCGGCTCATCGTGAGACGCTTCTAAAATCTCTTGCCTTAGCTTGACTGGCACGACGAGTAGATGTGCCGCTTTGTACGGCATGAAGTTCTTTTTCACAAGCACATTGTCGCGCAGGCATAGCGATGAAAGCGCGCGTCTGAATGCCTTTGGCACTGAATCGGTCTTCCCTTCGAGATATTGAACCACACAGCGTAGATCAGGATCGGCACGTTGATCTTGTGCGAAGCTGTTAGAGCTTATGggcccaaggaaggcatcgtcgtcatcgtcagagGTCGGGGCGGATTCAACAGGGGCTctcgaaaggcagtcggcgtctgtgtGCTTTCGGCCTGACTTATACACGACGGTGACGTCGAACTCCTGTAGTCgcaggctccaacgagcgaggcgacctgacgggtctttCAGGTTAGCGAGCCAGCACAGAGCGTGGTGGTCACTGACGACCTTGAAGTGCTTCCCGTaaaggtacggccgaaatttTGTGACCGCCCAGACgacagcgaggcattccttttcggtcgtcgAATAATTCAATTCGGCTTTCGACAGTGATCTCCTCGCGTAGGCGATGGCTCGCTCCAGGCCGTTCTTCTTTTGAATCAACACAGCACCGAGTCCTATGCCGCTTGCATCCGTGTGGATCTCGGTGTCTGCGCTCTCGTCGAAATGGCCGAGTACGGGCGGTGACTGCAAGCGTCGTTGAAGTTCGCGAAAAGCGTCTTCTTGGGGCTTCTTCCATGTGAACTGCGCGTCGGCTTTCGTAAGGCGAGTGAGAGGCTCTGCAATTCGAGAGAAATCTCGGACAAAACGCCTGTAATACGCACAGAGCCCCAAAAACCTACGGACAGCTTTCTTGTCACTAGGTATCGGGAAACTTTCGATGGCTGCCGTCTTTTCGGGGTCCGGACGCACGCCTTCGCGATTATCTACGTGACCGAGGAACAGGAGCTCTTCATAGGCGAAACGACATTTCTCTGGTTTCAGAGTGAGTCCCGACACCCTAATTGCCTCTAGCACGGTCTCCAGCCTATTAAGGTGCTCGTCGAAGGTGGATGCGAAAACGACTACGTCGTCGAGATATAcgaggcatatctgccatttcagCCCAGACAACACGGTGTCCATGACACGCTGAAATGTCGCCGGCGCTGAgcatagtccgaatggcatgactttaaattcgtaaagaccgtccggcgtgatgaaggcagtcttctcacggTCCCTTTCATCGAtctcaatctgccagtagccgctgcggaggtccatcgacgaaaaaTACTTGGCACCGCACAGTCGATCTAACGTGTCGTCGATTCGCggaagcgggtagacgtccttttttcTGACGCTGTTGAGACTcctataatcgacgcaaaatcgtagggtaccgtctttcttctttacAAGCACCACCGGTGAAGACCACGGGCTCTTGGACGGCTGAATGACGTCGTCGCgaagcatttcttcaacttgtgtCTTGATTGTTTCACGTTCTCGCGCTGAAACGCGGTAGGGACTTCGGCGGACGGGACGAGTCGATTCATCGGTTATAATGCGATGCTTCGCTATGTGCGTTTGCCGGATCCTCGACGACTTAGAAAAACATTCGGAATATCGCAGAAGAAGGCGACGtagcttttcttgcttttgttgaGGCAGGGAGGCATTAATGTCGAAGTTCACCTCATCAGCCACCGTCGACGACGCCTCATGGGACGACTCGGAGAGCGCTAATACGTCGCTTATTTCGGCGAACTCTTCCAAGAAAGCGACCGTCGTACCCCTGTTGAGGTGCTTGTGTTCCGTGCTGAAATTCGTTATTAGCACAGCCGCTCTGCCTCACGCAGGTGGACGACACCGCGTGCGACGCAAATTTGGCGATCCAGAAGCAGCTGCAAGTTCGCTTCGACAATCGCATCGCCGCTTGAGGACGCGTCTGTTTCGACGAGTGCGATGACGCCAGCATTTGGCGGGAAGCTCACTTGATCGTCGAGGATGGTGAACGCGGCACGATGATGAttgctttgcattctttctgACCGGTTTGTCGTTAGTATTATGGTTTTCGTCTGCAGGTCGATCACCGCACCATTTTCGTTCAGGAATTCCATCCCGAGGATTACGTCGCGAGAGCAGTGCTGTAAGATGATGAAGTTCACAGGGTAGGTGTGACCGTGAACAGCCACTCGCGCAGTGCATCGTCCCGTCGGGGTTATGAGGTGGCCTCCTGCTGTGCGTATTTGAGGACCTTCCCATGCGGTTTTGACTTTCTTGAGTTGTGACAAAAATCGTCCACTAACGACGGAGTAGTCGGCCCCGGTGTCGACGAGTGCAACCACTGAATGTCCATCTAGGGTAACTTGTAAGTCGGCACTTGGTGTTCGCGTTCGATGTCGATCGGTCACCGACTGTGCGGTCTGTCGCTTCGCACGGTCGCGGCTGCGTCGGGTGGAAGCCTCGTGGCAAGGTGCTGTTGTGGCCTTCAGCCGCGTCATCGAATTTGTGGTGTCGGGTTGCGGCTTCCTGTTTTGTGGCGTCGGTGCGTCGGGTCGCGTCTTGTTGCCGGAATGCAACGAGGCGTCGGAATGCGTCGAGGCGGCGGAATGCGTCGTGGTTGTAGGAGGGTTTTTCGGTCTTCGCTCGAGAGCTGCGTCACCTCCTGACCTCGCTGGCTTTAGTTTCCCCTACGAGGGCTCAGTGACCTCTCCCTCGCGTGCCCTGGGTACGGCGAAGACGACCGGCGTGGGTAGGGTGACGGGGACCTGAAGCGACGTGGGGCGGCATCTTCGGTCGCTCGAAGATAGGCTTCAATTTCTCGAGGCCGTTGGCCAGGAAGAGGTCGTGGGGCGTCGATGTTGTACCCGCGGAGGCCCATCTGACGGTAGGGGCATTCTCGAAGGAGGTGGCCGGCTTCACCACAGTGAAAACAAAGCGGTCGTCGATCTGGGGTTCTCCAGATGTCAGTCTTCCTCGTGGTGGTTTGCCGAAACGTGTTTGAGCGGACGGCCTGCTGCggacgcggcggtggcggctaGGCTTGGCTGCGTTGAGGTGGCGCGTACGTATCCCGTCGCCAGCTGGTCGGCCTCACTTGGCTTTGCAGAGCGGCGGCGTAAGTTGAAACGCGTGGCTCCTGGCAAGGTGGCGATATGGTGGGCGCCGTTTCGGCAGGATCGAGTGTGCCCAGCGCTTGTTGTACCTCGTCCCTTACAACGTCGGCGAGCGAGGATATTTGTGGTTGCGGACCCGGTAGcaacttgcgcagctcgtcgcgcACGATGGCACGGATGGTATCTCGAAGGGCCACTGCGGAGGTACTTCGGGAGTCGTCGCAGTCTGTCGGAGGAGTGCGTAAGTTGCGGTCGTATTGCTTTGCGCGCAGCTCGAGCGTCTTCTCGATAGTGGCCGCTTCGCTAATCCATTCGGCGACGGTCCTCGGCGGGTTGCGAATGAGAGCAACGAAAAGTTGCTCCTTGACGGCCCTCATAAGGTACTGAAGCTTCTTGTCTTCAGTCATGTTGGCATCCGCGTGGCGGAAgagcttttgcatttcttccGCAAAGACGGTTACGGACTCGTTTGGATGCTGCTGGCGAGTTTGAAGCAAGGCCTCAGCTCGTTCTTTGCGCAGAATACTTGCGAAAGTTGCAGATAAGTGCCTCTTGAAAGCCTCCCACGTTGTCAGGGACAGCTCCTGGTTCTCGTACCAGGTTCTAGCAGAGTCttcgagagagaagaagacgtTCCGAAGTTTGTCTTCGTCAGACCACTTGTTGAAGGTTGCAACTCGTTCGTAACGCTCCAGCCAATCTTGTACATCTTCGCAAGTGGAGCCGCTAAAAAGCGGAGGTACTCGCGGCTGCTGGACGACGAGCGGCGCAGGTGTAGTGGCGGCTTGCATTGGTGACGTCGAGCGGTGGTTCACACGGCGACCAGGGGCAGGTAGTGGTCCCAATTCAgccggcagtccttgaagtcggcggCTGCTCCGGGTTTCTTCCTTCTTGTCTTCTCTGGAGCTGTCTTCCGCGTCGCCAGCTCCAGATGCACTTGGGCTGGTGTCCCGGCTTTGAGGGGGTGTACGGGGcataagcacctccaccaaaatgtcacgtaGGTCCCGGTGAGCTACCTGGCACGCAGGTAGACAGAAAGGAACACTGCGTCGAGGTTAGATGCAAAAAagagtttaatgggcgaacttgtgcccgaaatcaagtgaacaacgcggtgacggcgaaagcagcaagcgcgtctGGGGCGTTCGTCGGACTCAGCCAGCGCAGGCGGTGGTCCCGCATTTATACCTTTCGCGTGcatgatcgaaacgcgtcaagcgacgccGCCCGCGGCGCAGCGACGCCGATCGCGTGGCAGCGACGCGAGCTGCGTACCTCGCGTCGCTAGAAGCTGAAATAAACGCTCGTGGCAGTATAGACAAATGGGCAAATCAAATGAGAGTGGAATTCAATGCTGTCAAATCACACTTGAGTTACGATAGGCGAGCAATACGACAGTCATCCCACAGAGATAAAAATAGGTGGAAAAGGGGCTAAAATTTAAAGGAAATTAAGATCATAGGCGTAATCTCTgacgcaaagctttctttacttcctaaCTTAGAATATATCAAAAATTCAGTGACACATCTAACACACCAGCTAAGTAAATTCACAGGAAAGCGAAAAGCTATTCAGCCATCACAACTAAAGAAAATACATATTGGAGGCATAGAAAGGATGATAGTGTATGCTAGTTCAGTTTGGTATAgtgaaaaaacaataataaacaaaaaaCTAAAATCAACCCAGCGAATTCCCCTCATTCTAATCACCCTAGCCTTCAGAACCGCATCAAATAATTCATTAAATATATTATCTAACATTCCGCCAATAACCTTGaagatagaaaaagaaatagaggTTTAGGAAATACTTAAACAAGGAAAAAACATCATTTGGAAAGACAGGATATTCACACAGAATGAGAAAACAGGTAAATATGATCTGTGGGAGTTCCACCTAGCTGAAAATATTTCCTTTTCATCAATAGGCGAGGAAGATAAAGTAGATGTTAAGGTTTTTACAGACGGCTCAAAAAGGGAGGAAAACGTAGGAGCAGCATTTATTGTCTATAATTCGACAGGACAATAAATAACAACGAAACAATTTAGGTTGCATTCATAGTCTTATAATTTTGAATGAGAGGCAATGGCAGTCTTTAAGGCTGTTGAACATATCCAAACAAATTACACAGCACTGACAT
It includes:
- the LOC139055432 gene encoding uncharacterized protein, encoding MPRTPPQSRDTSPSASGAGDAEDSSREDKKEETRSSRRLQGLPAELGPLPAPGRRVNHRSTSPMQAATTPAPLVVQQPRVPPLFSGSTCEDVQDWLERYERVATFNKWSDEDKLRNVFFSLEDSARTWYENQELSLTTWEAFKRHLSATFASILRKERAEALLQTRQQHPNESVTVFAEEMQKLFRHADANMTEDKKLQYLMRAVKEQLFVALIRNPPRTVAEWISEAATIEKTLELRAKQYDRNLRTPPTDCDDSRSTSAVALRDTIRAIVRDELRKLLPGPQPQISSLADVVRDEVQQALGTLDPAETAPTISPPCQEPRVSTYAAALQSQVRPTSWRRDTYAPPQRSQA